The Setaria viridis chromosome 2, Setaria_viridis_v4.0, whole genome shotgun sequence DNA window ctctgaaatcCATTTCAAAGTTGGCCACAcactgctgtttcagacttagtcgTTTTCAGTAAGATAGTCACTTGTgataatgtgctgactttgagcttggaTTTGAATTCGTTCCCTTCACTATTcttggccaacaacacccaattctagtagtccaaagtccatactttaacatggtatagttatttggatccacttatttgaagGATTCAGCAGAAatgaatttccaaaatggactctgctgctgtttttctgaatttctgttttcggacgatgaacagtaagttcagttttccattttctttctttaattcctttgagatatttaGGACTATTTCTGTTTCAAATTCTTGATCCTCAAGTTTTAATTACTCTTACACTTCTATTCCATATTTTtaccgaatttttctgaatttcaaattcaaaattcgaatttcggccaaattcgacccgaatttgattttcggccaatttctttttcttttcttctcgaattgcttccaattcttcaaagtcactttaatgactaaaatggcaggtGTTACAAAAACCCATAGGTTTTGGGGATGAGGGTTAAAACTCGGAGACGCCGATAGTTGAGGGTTGTGGAATAGACTTTTTCCCTAATTTTTCTCTCATTGGAAAGCCCATGTCATCTAACAGCCCATTAGCCCGTTCGGCTAAGGGCTGGCTATGGCCAGTTTATAAGCCCATATAACCAATCGTTTACTGGGCTGGAAAGCCTTATCCAAAGAAATGTACTGTAGGACAAAGGAAAAGGTAGCTACATAAACCCAGTCCATAGACCACAAAGATACAGCCCCGCCCCGAGGCTCCCGTCCCCACCGCGACCCCGTGCACCGGGTCCACGCAGACCCCCTTCGCCGGGGCGGCGAAAGATCTGAGCCGCGACGGGCTCGAGCGCCGGCGAGAGCTCGCCCACCCGGCCTATAAGAACTCCCCCGCTCCTCCTCTAGCGTCTTAGAGCCCAGCCGCGGGATGACGTGGCGTACCTCGACGCCACCTCCGCCTCACTGAGCCCCACGGGTCTCCGACCAACAACCCCCTTCTAGAAGCTTCCAAACCCTAgcgcagcaggaggaggagcttcGGGGATGGCAAAGGCGAGGAAGCAGAAGGGTGATGGTGGCGGTGCAGGCGGAGGCGCCACCGTGCTCCACCAGAAGCTCTGCGTCTCCATCGACATGGAGAACCAGCTGATCTACGGGTGAGCCGCGCCGCAGCTTTAAATGTGCCGAAATAGCTGCGATCCTCTCCCCTGGTGCGCGTGCCCTGACCTTTTGTGCGGGTTTAGCTGCTCCTCGGGGTTGCTTAGCTGGGGACGGATTGAGACGCGAGGATTAGGGTTTGGAGTTCGCGGTGGAGGAGGGCGCAGATGTTGCTACCGTGTGGGCTTGTACTGGAGTTAAAATGCTTTGGTTGGTTTGTAAGAGAGATGGTTCCATTTGTCCGGTTTCAAAAATCAGAGTTGTCAGATTTGATAGTGCAATGTGATTGCTGGGTATTATTTGAAGTTGATGCAGCTGCCTGAGTAGTGAACTGTGCAATGTGATTGCTTAATGATATATTCGACTTTGCTATTCTACTTGTGCGTTGTTGCTCATTTTAGCGGCAATTGTAACTAATGTCAAAATTCTGTCCATTCATTCACGAAATAATTTTGTTTACTGTAAAATAATTAGTACTGCTACCAGCGTGCAGGCCTTTAGTTACCTGCGAGGCCTTAATTTTTGAAAAGTTTGGTTTAGCTGATAGAGCTATGTGTGCTATGATTGCTTCATGGTACGACAGTTCTTTCTTAGCAATTGATTTCCTTACCTCATGCTTACTAGATTCATATAGTGGAGGGTGCTAATTATTAGAACACCGTGCTGAAAGTGCCAATTTATCATCATCTGAACTATGATTTATCTTCATTGTCCTGTAAAACCATGAGCTGCTATGCGTAAACCACAGCTTAAGTTATTGCTGTCAAAGTTGAGTGAATGCAATTGGTCATTTGCTGCTGTGCTGCATTTGGTAACCAATGTAGTCCGCTATATATACCTGTGAAATCAGGTCCTTTCTTAAAAGCTAGATCTTCTGAAGTTGTAGTGCTTTGTTTTCATATAAATATAAAATGTGTTAACATGGTTCAATATGTTCACGGGAGATATCTTTAAGTTTCCTGTTTGAAACTCGATTTGAGCAATCTAAGTACAGGGTATCATGGTCTCTAAGCTACTGTAttgaaaattagaaaaaaaacatgttcaATCTTGGTTATTTGTCAGGAAAAATGCATAAAATTCCTTGTAATTCTTGTTGAGAAAATATCATTGAATGTGGGCTTAGTAAATGAGCTGGGGAATCTAGATTTTGTTCACATTGAAAGTGAACCTGCAGCCTTTTATAACTACCAGAGTTAGTATGGCTGTCTGGTTTGACACCATTAGCAAGTTGCTGTACTTTGTGATTATCCTCCCAGCCTGTTGCAGATGAATTTATTAACTGATTAATGCTAGATTAGGTAATAACTGCACAATCTGACTTGGAATATAACAGCACACTAGCATCTTGTTCTTTCGGCGAATTCCACCTGTATTAAAACCAAGTTATGTACATGTACCACCTGCATTTCATTTGATGTATATTTTAAATTGTATTAGAACCAAGTTTAAGGCTTAGATCAAATAATTATTGGAGACCAGTCTAGATGAACTTTGCTGTACATGCTGACAATATGACTTTGTGGGAAGCTGACAGAACATGTTTTTGGTCTATGCATTAAGGTACACCGAGATAAAAGTTCTTCTAGCCGATAACGACACATTTGCTCTACATGCTGATAATATGACAATCAGGAGCATTCTGGTGGATGGTGAAACTGTTGAGTTTGACTATTCCCCTCATTGGAAAAATGAAGGTGATCAACCAAATTGGTCTTCAATATCATGTTTGAAGACTGCTGCTGATGCTGCATGCTCAACATATACTTTGGCTCTAAATCGAGAATCTGTACCAAATCTTATTGTGTCATATGAGAGATCGGTCAAGTCGATCACTGAGCAGCAGGTAGAAGAAAACAGTGAAAGGCATGAAGAAAATAGTAGAATGCTTGAAGAACATGGTGGGAAACCTGTTCAAACTTCTGATGATCAAACTGTTAATGGCTGCAATGGTTCTGCAGTGGAagagcaaaaggaaagggaaaatggaaatggaaatggaaGTGAGAAGGTCAAAGAAAATGGAATTGAAACTGAAAATGAAAAGGTAGGATGAAGTTTTCATAATAAACACTAGTTAGCAGCTATTTACATATGGATTTGTGGAGACATGATACCTCATTGCAATAAATTGTAGGTGAAGAACATAAAACTGGTTCACATAGATTATATTTTGGAGAAGGCTGAAACTGGCATTCACTTCGTCGGCAATGTTCTGCATAGCAGTAGTCAGATAAGACGGGCACATTGTTGGTTTCCTTGCATTGATAGCACCACACAACGCTGTCCGTAAGTTAAATTTATTTCTTCCCTGCTTGCAAGTCTTGAAATTATACTTTCTTTCGCATgcgaataattatttttatattataatACCCAGATTTGACCTAGAGTTTACAGTTAGCACGGATTTAATCGCTGTCAGCAACGGTGACTTACTTTACCAGGTATGCATTCAATCTTGATTGACAATGGGGGTCTAGAGGCAAAGTACTCATTAAGTTCCCCATTTTATAACAAGAACTAACTTATGTAAAATGAAAAGGAATGTCTTTTAGTTTCTAGTAAACTTGCTATTACAGTTTGTTAGCAAATGTTTCTTTGTGACTGTTTCATGATGATCTCTTTTTTGTACTGTTTCATGATCTTAGGTCTTTCTTATTCATGTTCTGCTTATGCTACATCATGCAGGTCTTAAGCAAGGAAGATCCTTCAAAAAAAACTTATGTGTATAAATTGAACACTCCTGTTAGTGCACAGTGGATATCCTTGGTTGTTGGGCCACTTGAAGTTCTCCCTGACAGGAATGACATAAGTGTCTCACACATCTGTTTATCCCCTGCTTTGTCAAAGCTTCAGAACACAATCGCATTTTTCCACGATGCATACAGGTGTTGATTTTACTAGTATCTCAACAAACAAAAATGCTTGGCTCAGTGTTGCTTTTACTAGTATCTTAAAaagctccttttttttttactgatttTGCACTTTGGTGATAGTATTTCTGCTGTTATCATTTTGGCAGCTGTTATGAAGACTATCTTGCTGCATCATTCCCCTTGGGTTTGTACAAGCAGATTTTTCTTCCACCTGAAATGACAGTATTACCAACAAGCTTAGGCGCCTCCACATGCATATTCAGTTCAGATATCTTGCACGACGAGAAGGTTATAGATCAGGTGCGTCTCTCGTTCCATCTCAGGTTGGCCAACAATTCGACGCACGAGATGTGAATGTGTATGCGTTCATTATTAGAGCATGCTTATCAATTTAGTAATTCTTGATTTCGCTAATTTCCTCGttagtttttttcctttccctCTTGTTAGTAAGAGCACGTAACATCAGTAAGCAATGCAATAATGCATAACTTCTGTGAGTAGTGGAAGCTCTTGTTCCATCAGTATTTTTTATTTCAACCGCACGCATGTTGTGTACTTTCTTGTACAACACTTCATGCTTGTTAATTTGATCAATTAGCTTGGCACCTCTCCAGCAGCTGGCAGTAAATATGTTTATGAAAAATTATGAGTTATATTATTTTTGCTGTATAGTGCTTTGTGAACCTGTCGTCCTTGGATAGTAGTGTGGGGAAATCTGCAATCCATGTGCTTGAACTATAACCCACTGTTACTATTACTTTTTCTTACTAGGGCTAATACCTTGTTACTCTTTTATCCCCTTAATTGGTGACTCTTGGTAATGCTTTTAAACCTGCATTCCAGTGTGGACATGTCCATGTTAAGTTTTACTTATGTTCAGCATTTTGTGGTATTCTTTTCGAATATTTCAATTAACATATCTTGCTGAGATATAAACTTTCACTGTCGTGACTAACTTGGAAAATAGTTCAGATAATTGGCACAAGAATCAAACTAGCTTATGCCCTTGCAAGGCAATGGTTTGGAATATACACAAGTGCAGAGGAGCCCAATGATGGTAATTCATCTCTACCTGTTAATTTATGTAGCTATTACTTGCTActtcctccgtctcaaattactattcgttttgacttttctagatgcatcacttttgctatgtatctagacataagtatatatctaggtgcatatcaaaaggtgtatctagaaaagctcaaatgaatagtaatttgggacggagggagtacataggTAAAACATTGCTGACAAATAATTTCCTGCTGGAGCAGAATGGCTGTTGGATGGTTTGGCTGGTTTTCTTGCTGAATTATTTATCAAGCGTTTCCTTGGGAGTAATGAGGCACGGTATAGGCGTTTCAAGGTTTGTCTTCTTACGAAAAACACATATGATGCATTTTGTTATTATGGAATGAAATTCAGAACGTGGTTCAGTGAGATCGCATAGATTTTTATATTATTCGTAATTGTGTTTCAGACCTAATTCAATGGGAACCTTTAATGTTTATAAAAAACTCGACCAACTTAGGAGCAGCTAGGTGGCATTGTAAATAAGAAATAGGTACCCAATTTCGTCTTGTGCAATAGATCCTATATATTTATCATATGTATTAGGAATGTATTCAGAATTGTTTGTACTTTTGTTTAGTCAAAAACCTGAAAATTATTAATAGTTGAATAGAGATGTCTCATTTTCCCTGCAATTATTTTCCTACAAAGGAAGACTGGACTTGGAGTATACTAACACCGTATATGTTAATAACGAAAAAGTTGCTACAAAGCTATTGGTCTCTGTGATGTCATTGTTATCAGAATTGTGGTATGCCGTTCAGCACATAGTTAATTTTTTAACCTATCCTTGTATGGTAATTTATCTTGTTACTATAATCTGTGATAGTTAAAGTAGAAATTGGACCTTCAGTTCTTGAAGTAGGTTTCCGTGCCTGCTCTCCAAATGCACATTGGTTGGATGGGGAAAAACATTCATACATTTATTCAGAATGAATTAATGGCTTTGCTGTTGCAATTGTTCCTTCAGCCATGCATGTATATCTTCGTTCAACTAACATGATTGTTGAATATCTTTATTAACATCTAGTTTTGGatttgtaacaggctaactGCAATGTATGTGAGTCTGATGTTAGTGGTGCAACTGCTTTGAGCTCTCCTGCTGCTTCAAGTGATCTATACGGAACTCAAACGATTGGTTCATATGGGAAAGTTCGTTTGTTGAAGGCAGTAAGTTTTGAGCATTTGAACTCTGGAATTCGCTTACATGCATTGTTCGCTcaattcattttattttctgaattttgaaCAGGTAGCTGTACTTCAAATGTTGGAGAAGCAGATGGGGCCAGACTCCTTTCGGAAGGTATTTGCATCTTTGATTTACTACTGTTAATCTTTATTTACATAATTTGAGCACTTTTGACTAAGTAACTGAATTGATACTGAGAAGTACATGACTATTCATGATAGGAATTACTGAGTTTCTGATACTAATCCTTTATCGTTTCTAGTTAGAATATAGATAGCTTCCTATAGACTGATATCGTTCCCAATTTCAGATTTTGCAGGTGATAGTGGCTCCAAATCGTGCCTCGAGAACACTTAGTACGAAAGAGGTATAACAAGTTGGCAGTTGGCTGGCTCTATAATGTTATTTTGGTCAATTCCATAGCATCTATCTACATATCTTTCCATCCCTTAACCAAGGTAGCCTCACTTGTTGATGGGAATATATATATGGACATCAATTTAGCAAGGGTAGAATAGGATGAAATAAAATGAATGTGCCCCAGAGTTGTAGGGCCTATATTCTCTAAAAGTTTTTAGCGCTAAAAAAGTTCCACTTGCAATCGAAGCAAGAACTTACATTTTTGGGCTGGTGCTACGACTGAGGACTAGCACAGTAGCAGCATATGGTTTTACTTGTGACATCATTTTTGGGCTGGTACTACGACTGAGGACTAGCACAGTAGCAGCATATGGTTTTACTCATGACATCATTAATCTGCTTCCTGGGCCCACAGTGTGTGGTCTTACTTATGATGGCATTACATTGTAATGTGGGATGTTTCTGCACACTGTATATTAATTGATTCTATGGATTTAGCATGTAATATAGATTTCTGCACTAATGTTGTTGACAAATAGACACCTGTAATATTTAGCAGCAAAATTGAACTCCACAGAGACTTGAATTTATTGTTTTACTTCCTCTTAATTCAGTTCAGACACCTTGCAAATAAGGTTGGCAACCTCGAACGCCCATTCCTTAAAGAATTCTTTCCACGATGGGTTGAATCTTGTGGATGTCCAGTTATGAGGTGAATGAACTTATTTGTTGCTTGCATGTAGCCACTTTCAACATTCTTTTATTCATTATCTCCTTGTACTTAACTCCGTATCATTCTTCTTGGAAGATTGGGAATCTCATATAGTAAAAAACGGAATATGATTGAATTAGCCGTTTCAAGGGGTTGCACTGCAAAAGCTACACCTGATTCTGATAGTCATACCAACGGTGACACTCGAGAAGGTGATGCTGGATGGCCAGGAATGATGAGTGTACGGGTTCATGAAACTGATGGGGCTTACGATCATCCAGTTCTGCCAATGGCTGGTGAAGCTTTGCAGGTGGTGGAAATACAGTGTCATTCCAAACTAGCAGCGAAGCGCGTTTGGAAATCGAAAAAAAGCACCAAATTTGATGGTTCTGATGACAACATAGATGTCCCTACTCAAGAAAACCGCACAAGGTCTATTTCCACAAATCTGCCTTTTCATCTATTATTTACTCATTTCCCCATTTTTTTGATATCTCACTTGCATAGCTGACGTATGCAGCGTGGATTCACCTTTACTATGGATTAGAGTAGACCCAGAGATGGAATATCTCGCTGAGATCCATTTTCACCAACCTGTTCAGATGTGGGTGCGTATTACCATATAAGCTTATTATTTATTGATAAAAGGGGACTCCTGTATTTCGTCTATTTGAAATTGATTATTATTGATGATATTGGACACATGGAGTAAGTAGATGCTGAAAAATTTCTATGGTTGGTAATTTAAGATGTTTAACATGAGAGGAGGCCTCCCCTCTCTTCTAATCTACATATTTCCCAAATTCATCGTGTCAGCACTTAATAATGAAGATTCAGCTATGAGATGTGCTAGTACTGTTGTAGTTTTCTAGGTATCTAGGAGATTCACTAAGTCAGGCTGTCAGACTCTTTCCTTTGAGACTCTGAAT harbors:
- the LOC117843890 gene encoding transcription initiation factor TFIID subunit 2 yields the protein MAKARKQKGDGGGAGGGATVLHQKLCVSIDMENQLIYGYTEIKVLLADNDTFALHADNMTIRSILVDGETVEFDYSPHWKNEGDQPNWSSISCLKTAADAACSTYTLALNRESVPNLIVSYERSVKSITEQQVEENSERHEENSRMLEEHGGKPVQTSDDQTVNGCNGSAVEEQKERENGNGNGSEKVKENGIETENEKVKNIKLVHIDYILEKAETGIHFVGNVLHSSSQIRRAHCWFPCIDSTTQRCPFDLEFTVSTDLIAVSNGDLLYQVLSKEDPSKKTYVYKLNTPVSAQWISLVVGPLEVLPDRNDISVSHICLSPALSKLQNTIAFFHDAYSCYEDYLAASFPLGLYKQIFLPPEMTVLPTSLGASTCIFSSDILHDEKVIDQIIGTRIKLAYALARQWFGIYTSAEEPNDEWLLDGLAGFLAELFIKRFLGSNEARYRRFKANCNVCESDVSGATALSSPAASSDLYGTQTIGSYGKVRLLKAVAVLQMLEKQMGPDSFRKILQVIVAPNRASRTLSTKEFRHLANKVGNLERPFLKEFFPRWVESCGCPVMRLGISYSKKRNMIELAVSRGCTAKATPDSDSHTNGDTREGDAGWPGMMSVRVHETDGAYDHPVLPMAGEALQVVEIQCHSKLAAKRVWKSKKSTKFDGSDDNIDVPTQENRTSVDSPLLWIRVDPEMEYLAEIHFHQPVQMWINQLEKDKDVISQSQAISVLEKLPQLSSAVINALNNFLNDTKAFWRVRIEAAYALAVTASEATGLAGLLHLVKFYKSRRFDADIGMPRPNDFHDIPEYFVLEAIPHAVALVRSSDKNSPKEAIEFIIQLLKYNDNNGNIYSDVYWLSAMVQAIGELELGQQGMGFLSSLLKRIDRLLQFDNFMPGYNGVLTVSCIRTLARIARRVSPSICLDRICELIAPFRNMDKPWKVRIEASRVLIDLELHHKGLDAALLLFLKYVDEEKSLRGATKLAVHVLRLCQASIVPHVNDQISLTTLIGLLHLLAGAKAYNNIFLRHHVFCILQVAAGRSPSLFGVPKVVTPSLVVQDICSDQHTKADSSIPQPSRPQEPSTSTPSVREVLPTSGPSKDADNISNCSERRNVVKIKVKLTASSSKASDADHRGHSHGGRNENEAGPCSSMSVDAPMVGAATEPLNVSNHNIEEQNSCHDRESRMSASVSNAKLMDRHEFSKELQCTADSRLDVLPKDQFSPAIIPLGVVDKPGSQLEVVSTSYDGNQAPESVNGLETKERKKKDKKDKKRKRDEKRDKKDDPEYLEKKRLKKEKKRMEKETARKLLEGEGGATPSEQRKTVKTSGSQEVLLARPPAAPVRSAEPAPSQSAEPAPMRSSEPQVSSKETTVDTARTAAKPRIKIRVKPLIRKPEGS